AGCTGCCGTTTGTGTGAGAGACCacagaacgtgtgtgtgtgtgtgtgtgtgtgtgtgtgtgtgtgtgtgtgtgtgtgtgtgtgtctgtgtgtgtgtgtgtgactccagcagctgctgtgacCAGAACATTCCTGAGGTTTGAATGAACTGACGACCTGTTTCGAGTCGACGCAGTCAGAATGCTGTCGGACCTGAAAGGTGAAACCTCTCAGAAGAGGTGGACGAGCAGTGTCTCTGAGTTACTGCAGGACTGAAGTGATTGAATGGAAaccagtgtttgtgtaaaatgtgcaGTTTGTATCTACGGAGCTGGAACATTAAGACCGTGGAACAGGTTCTTCACGGTTTCCTTCatgatcacattttaaaaacctaaatgtgtgtgagcgtgtcGTGTTCAGACCTCCTCCTGCCGGGTGATGGTGGTCTGCCGCTGCTCCAACATGACGAGCAGCTCCGAGATCTTCAGGTGGAGGCTCTTGTCCGACGACGACTTCTCGCTGGTCACCTCCGTCTGGATCCGTGTGATCTGGGTCTGGAGGCAGAACAGAGACGAGACGAGATGTAGgtgaaaaatattttgtcttttcagcTGAAATCGTGTTCTCCTGCCAAAACGAAGCTACATGCTAACGTTGGTGTGCTGATGTGTATCCATCATCCCATCCATCAAGTTGGTTTACTaattgttagcatgctaacgttTGCTAGTAAGTACTGAAGATATTAAAGTACAGCTGAGATCGATGGGAATTAAGTTACTGAAGCGGGTATTTGGCCAAAAACTGCATATTAAAAGTTTGGTCCGTTGACGACGCTAGAGAAGTTTACAAAGATTTCATGGTTGGGTGgattaatggatggatggatggatggatggatggatgaatggatggatggatgaatagatagatgaatggatggatggatgaatggatagaaggatgaatggatggatggatgaatggatagaaggatgaatggatggatggatgaatggatggatggatgatggatggatggatggatggatggatgaatggatggatggatgaatggatggatggatagaaggatggatggatggagtggatggatggatggatggatggatggatggatagatgaatggatggatggatgaatggatagaaggatgaatggatggatggatgaatggatagaaggatgaatggatggatggatgaatggatagaaggatgaatggatggatgaatggatggatggatggatagaaggatggatggatggatggatggatggatgaatggatggatggatggatggatggatggatagaaggatggatggatggatggatggatggatggatggatggatggatggatggatggatggatggtggatgaatggatggatggatgaatagatagatgaatggatggatggatgaatggatagaaggatgaatggatggatggatgaatggatagaaggatgaatggatggatgaatggatggatggatggatagaaggatggatggatggatggatgaatggatggatggatggatggattaatgggtggatagatggatggatgaatggatggatggatgaatagatagatgaatagatagatgaatggatggatggatgaatggatagaaggatgaatggatggatggatgaatggatagaaggatgaatggatggatgaatggatggatggatggatagaaggatggatggatggatggattctcACCCTGAGCCTCGTTATCTCTGTGTCCTTCTCTTGTCTCATGGTGCTCAGCTGTTCTTTGTACTGACGGGACAGCTCCTCCGTCTTGATGTGCAGGGTGGTGCTGCTGCCCTGACCCGCCAGCTGGAGGACGGGAAGAAAAGAAGATAGAAAATCATTAAATGTCTTTTGTGCAAAGCCGACGTTGCtttggctacatccacacttctTATCAGTCTCGACTAACACTcactgtaactaagcaaccaactgtttttcttctgcacaTTGTCCAGCACCTATGTGAGTTTTACCTTCGTTCGGAGCATCTCGTTCTCTTGCTCCATCGCCCTCATCCTCCCCTCCAGCTCCTTGACCTTGAACTCGCGGCTCGAGTCGGTGTTTCTGCTGCTCGACAGCTGACTCTCCAGGGAGCGCTGGGAGGCGCTGGTTTCCTTCAGGGACAGCTGGGGGGCGGGGCGCACACAGGAAGTCAGAGCGCTCACTTCAAATAGCAGTTCACAACCCGTGTGAGATCAATGTTAAAATAAGTGATGAATCAGCTGTTAGTCGTTATAAACCTGAATTTATCCTTTAATAAGCAGATTCTGATATTTAGACTAAAGCATCAGGATCTTTAACAACAATCTTAGAGTCACTGAAACTTTACTTTGACCCaaatacttttctttctctttctttctttctacttGTCAGTGTACTTCATGAATAGTGTAGCTACACCcacattccacacacacacactcagagtatagacaggtgtgtgtgtttgtacctgcAGCTGCCTGTTGTTCTCTCGGACGGCCTCCAGGAGGAGATCATACTGCTTAGCCTGGTCTGCTTTGAAGCTCAGATCTCGCTCCAGTGATTCCTTCTCCATCTCCAGacgctgcaacacaacacaggcaGATGTTTGTGTTATATGAGCCGAATCtctatttgtttcattttatctgATCGGCTGATTGTGTCCCTTCATGAATGTAATCGCACGATCGGAGCGACTCCCTCACATTAACAGAAGCAGTTATTACATCTGGCCTGATGCCTGCACATCTCTGCTgtaattcaaaacattttattgactCATGTGACTGAAAAGCTCGTATTGCGATCCCTGCAGGCTGCGGGGACAGCtgcaaacatctggatctgtcCGCACACGTTTGTATCAATGTAACCTGAACGTCCTCACGCATCATTTGTTCCTTTTCACAGAAGaacttgttttttatctgaTCAAATAAACACTGTCGCTGTTCAAAGTGTTTCAAGTGCAGGAAAATGTAACATCGATCCTTCAGAATAAGAATGAAAGTCACTCtgacagttttcagacatgcactggaatCTGGAGATTTTCCTGAAAGTTACTGGAGTGGGTGGGAAGACAGATGTTCCTGCAGCCCCcgagtaaaatgtcagagtgagtccatgttagacttcagcaggaaaacatctggaagcttcccagtgagcgagtggacgtgttgatgaggtttctatcacgtggaagaacacaaatatctcatgtcctgcctcctgctgctctgataAAAGTACTTTTGGTTTTACTTCTTAAAATTTTGAATGAAGGACTTTTACTAATAGAGTATACTTATACATACTTGTATTACAAAAGTatgttttgtggttttatcACTTTTACAAGAGTGATGATGTATATCTTCAAACCAACTATATAATAAGTAAAAAGCAAAACCAATAAGAAGTTTTGTTGAACTATTCTAAACAACTTATCCTTTTTAATCCTTGTGGTAATTTGAGGAGTTTGGTCGTGTCTTTCTTCTTGTAATGATTTCTGTCAACATGTAACGGACGATCTGATTGGATGCTGCTGGCGTGTCGGTTTATTTTCTGCTGTCGTCAAACCGGAGGCGCCGGCTTCTTGTTTAAGAATCGGCCCCAACACTTGTTCAGCTGAACCCTCATGAGTGTTATGATGGTGTTTTCCTGTCAATCACACGTCTCAGCTCTGAACTGGACGTTAACGTGTTTAAATCCGATTCGTCCTCACGTGAGGTCGGCTTCTGTTTTCTCGTGTCGGGTGGCGGCGGCGGATCTTACCCGCAAGTCCTCGGACATGTGGAGGAGCTCCTCCCTCAGACTGCTGAAGGTGGAGAGCAGCAGACGCATGCTCTTATCTGCAGTGAGACGagtctgagagacacacacacacacacacacacacacacacacacacacacacacacacacacacacacacacacacacacacacacagaggacacacaaagTAATGAAGTAACCCCATCTGTGATAAATATGAAGCTTTAGGTTTTTATAGTAACATTATTTAACTCCACCTCCATATTTAGATGCACATAGAAGT
The Hippoglossus stenolepis isolate QCI-W04-F060 chromosome 15, HSTE1.2, whole genome shotgun sequence DNA segment above includes these coding regions:
- the pof1b gene encoding protein POF1B; protein product: MDTRYFGELLADVYRKNCDIHSCISEHVSKIRGQKHQLDPSNDYKVEKEEVEALIPKGATELTKQQIRYLLQTRLTADKSMRLLLSTFSSLREELLHMSEDLRRLEMEKESLERDLSFKADQAKQYDLLLEAVRENNRQLQLSLKETSASQRSLESQLSSSRNTDSSREFKVKELEGRMRAMEQENEMLRTKLAGQGSSTTLHIKTEELSRQYKEQLSTMRQEKDTEITRLRTQITRIQTEVTSEKSSSDKSLHLKISELLVMLEQRQTTITRQEEEIKKLIKERNDTSKNVTKTIITKRYRNQYPILGLLGDDYNMTSPIKEDKTIVIERTGEIIKQE